The following DNA comes from Salvia splendens isolate huo1 chromosome 17, SspV2, whole genome shotgun sequence.
GCCTGCTTCAATATAAATTGACTCTCAGTGTTTGTGTTTGGGTATGTGTATGTgttagagagaggagagaggagagagggagagagagagagagagagagagagagagagaccttgCAGCAAAGAGATCGACGGCTAACAAATGAATCCAAGCAGAAGCGAGAGTCATCTCACTCGAGAACATCTTGGCAATGCCCGGTAGCTGAAACACAAGTAGACCCGTGAGCGTTTTGAGTGCATCTTTCCTCCATGTTAAACTGAAAAATGTTTACAGAACTCTACACTGCAGTAAAAAAACACACCTCCGGCAGCAAGTATTTACTTGCAAACATGTAGCGGATTGTGTCGGGTGTCCACGACAGATAGAGTAGATAAGCATACAAGATGGCAAGAGCAATATAGGGTATGCTGCTTGCCACTATTTTCTTAGTCTGCAAAACCACAGATATAAGAAAACTCAGTGATGTTTGATCATAGGAGAAGGGTATATGAACAAGAAGTGTGTTTACAAAAATGGGTATTTACAAAGTCAGCTTGAGGCGCGACAACCATGAAGGTGTAACATGGAAGCACAGCAACTGTACCCCATGTAAAAGCACTAGCAGCAATCTGAGAATTCGCAAGCCCTGCCAAATTCACCATTCGATGTAAAATTCTTCCGAGCAACACGAGTATATTGATGCTATAAGAGACGAAGCAAGTAAAGACCATTACACAAAGCAGATACGACTGAGCTTTTTCTGTGTACAGCCATTGTTCCAGGAATAGGTATACTAATAGTTCTTGAACCTCCAAGAAAATTAGAGCTTGACCGTTGCCTCATACCAAGAACCCATATTTTCGTGCTTTCATGAGAATTATTACTCGCTCGGGTGTTACATAGGTTAGTAATGGGCGGTCTTGTGTGAAGATCAACCTGCAAGATGATGCAGAAACCTAACTTGTGAGAATCTCACATCAATGGAATGCAAATTCCGTGTTGAATTCTTGcatcaaaacaaataaacaagtCCCTAAGAGTTACTAGTGCCACCTAATCAAATCTTGAACTGCAAATGCAATATATTTGCTCCAAAATCATGTTTAATGATAGTGAAATGCAAAATGTAAAAATCAAGAAAAGGCCAAAGACAATTGAATCCAGCATTGGGCATGCAGCAAATTTAAGAGGGATCAACAAACATACTCattcatttacaaaaaaaagTAGCAGCAAAGACAATTgacaacacaaacacaaacacacacacacaaaagagGCATTGATTTGACAAGAGAGGAAGCATACCCGGAGAGGAGAAACGCAGGGTGGAGCTCGGAGAAAACAAGAAGAGAATGACATTTCTTGTATTGGGCTcacacaaaaaaagaaagaaaagtcgTTCAAGAAAGAAGGGAATCTTTATGCATTTGCAGAGATGGGGTCTTAATTTATGaagaatgagagaaaaagtaaattgaGAGGCGAAGACGCGATGCTGAACTGGAGATGCCCACTCACAGTTTCTCGCCTGTAAATAGTTAAGGCATTTCAAACCCAAATCCAAAGAGACAACGTTATTGGATAGAACTAGAGAATGGCCTTGTCCCTCCGCCGACTAATTTATCCAAATGCATCCTCCTATgcgctcatgccacgtgtaatttGCGATTGTTCTTCAGAGTGATTAATCagagtaatatttatttttatttttatttttctttttcaaattaaCGTTATTCAGAACAGTGAGTATTATATGTCTGTGATATAAGTATTTGTTGATGAAATAGTCGTTAATTTCATTTGAGGGTGTGATTTGGGTATTTGCAATTCCTCAATccctataacaaaaaaaaaagtcttACAGTTGGTGATACCCTTTAGAAAATGGATTGACCCATCATGTTGTATATCATtgtatcaattttatatatt
Coding sequences within:
- the LOC121773618 gene encoding protein ABA DEFICIENT 4, chloroplastic-like isoform X3, coding for MSFSSCFLRAPPCVSPLRVDLHTRPPITNLCNTRASNNSHESTKIWVLGMRQRSSSNFLGGSRTISIPIPGTMAVHRKSSVVSALWLANSQIAASAFTWGTVAVLPCYTFMVVAPQADFTKKIVASSIPYIALAILYAYLLYLSWTPDTIRYMFASKYLLPELPGIAKMFSSEMTLASAWIHLLAVDLFAASRQVYFDGLQDNVETRHSVSLCLLFCPIGILTHFITKAVSRKTEHGTR
- the LOC121773618 gene encoding protein ABA DEFICIENT 4, chloroplastic-like isoform X1, encoding MSFSSCFLRAPPCVSPLRVDLHTRPPITNLCNTRASNNSHESTKIWVLGMRQRSSSNFLGGSRTISIPIPGTMAVHRKSSVVSALCNGLANSQIAASAFTWGTVAVLPCYTFMVVAPQADFTKKIVASSIPYIALAILYAYLLYLSWTPDTIRYMFASKYLLPELPGIAKMFSSEMTLASAWIHLLAVDLFAASRQVYFDGLQDNVETRHSVSLCLLFCPIGILTHFITKAVSRKTEHGTR
- the LOC121773618 gene encoding protein ABA DEFICIENT 4, chloroplastic-like isoform X4, with translation MSFSSCFLRAPPCVSPLRVDLHTRPPITNLCNTRASNNSHESTKIWVLGMRQRSSSNFLGGSRTISIPIPGTMAVHRKSSVVSALWLANSQIAASAFTWGTVAVLPCYTFMVVAPQADFTKKIVASSIPYIALAILYAYLLYLSWTPDTIRYMFASKYLLPELPGIAKMFSSEMTLASAWIHLLAVDLFAARQVYFDGLQDNVETRHSVSLCLLFCPIGILTHFITKAVSRKTEHGTR
- the LOC121773618 gene encoding protein ABA DEFICIENT 4, chloroplastic-like isoform X2, with the translated sequence MSFSSCFLRAPPCVSPLRVDLHTRPPITNLCNTRASNNSHESTKIWVLGMRQRSSSNFLGGSRTISIPIPGTMAVHRKSSVVSALCNGLANSQIAASAFTWGTVAVLPCYTFMVVAPQADFTKKIVASSIPYIALAILYAYLLYLSWTPDTIRYMFASKYLLPELPGIAKMFSSEMTLASAWIHLLAVDLFAARQVYFDGLQDNVETRHSVSLCLLFCPIGILTHFITKAVSRKTEHGTR